One segment of Neisseria mucosa DNA contains the following:
- a CDS encoding LrgB family protein — MDYTALACFIWTCFAYVVAKKIHRKKPLMIFSPVVTVSVSTILLLLAFGVNYDTYHKYTQGIVFLLTPVTVAFAVPIYENREVIRRQLPILSIAIMVGMFVGVVSAFLMSHMFHFNNEVTNSLMARSISTPFAVVLASEIHGSASLVSLFTIITGFVGMIFGDLFLAFTRIRFHTANGVAFGNAAHGFGTSRAGQRHETEGVMASLTMILAGLFMVLFGPTMVHLVIWMMS, encoded by the coding sequence ATGGACTACACCGCCCTCGCCTGCTTCATCTGGACTTGCTTTGCCTATGTCGTTGCCAAAAAAATCCACCGCAAAAAACCCTTAATGATTTTCTCCCCCGTCGTTACCGTCTCCGTCAGCACCATCCTCCTGCTGCTGGCATTCGGCGTCAATTACGACACCTACCACAAATATACCCAAGGCATCGTCTTCCTGCTCACTCCGGTTACCGTTGCCTTTGCCGTCCCCATTTATGAAAACCGCGAAGTCATCCGCCGCCAGCTGCCCATCCTCTCCATCGCCATTATGGTGGGCATGTTTGTCGGCGTAGTCAGCGCATTCCTCATGAGCCATATGTTCCATTTCAACAACGAAGTGACCAACAGCCTGATGGCGCGCTCCATCTCCACCCCGTTTGCCGTCGTCCTCGCCAGCGAAATCCACGGCTCCGCCTCGCTCGTTTCCCTGTTCACCATCATCACCGGCTTTGTCGGCATGATATTCGGCGACCTGTTTTTGGCCTTTACCCGCATCCGTTTCCACACCGCCAACGGCGTGGCATTCGGCAATGCCGCCCACGGCTTCGGCACATCGCGCGCCGGACAACGCCACGAAACCGAAGGCGTGATGGCCAGCCTGACCATGATTTTGGCCGGACTGTTTATGGTATTGTTTGGCCCGACCATGGTGCATTTGGTAATTTGGATGATGAGTTAG
- the thiS gene encoding sulfur carrier protein ThiS yields the protein MKIILNNETITLNGTTVADLIAQTSPQKPFAVAVNTQFVAKGAYAETVLNENDKVDIVRPVVGG from the coding sequence ATGAAGATTATATTGAACAATGAAACCATCACATTAAACGGCACAACCGTTGCCGACCTTATCGCCCAAACCTCGCCGCAGAAACCGTTTGCCGTTGCCGTCAATACCCAGTTTGTCGCCAAAGGCGCGTATGCGGAAACGGTTTTAAACGAAAACGATAAAGTGGACATTGTGCGCCCCGTAGTCGGCGGATAA
- a CDS encoding YciI family protein — MFIVSLEYIKDLAAVETYLAEHIAYLERYYQAGIFVMSGRKQPRTGGVILMKASGREQVEKLIAEDPFHREGVAKYTITEFIPTKVAEGLENYLETI, encoded by the coding sequence ATGTTTATCGTATCGTTGGAATATATTAAAGACTTGGCTGCGGTTGAAACCTACCTGGCTGAGCATATCGCGTATCTCGAGCGGTATTATCAAGCAGGTATATTTGTTATGTCTGGCCGCAAACAGCCGCGGACGGGCGGCGTTATCTTGATGAAAGCATCAGGCAGGGAACAGGTGGAAAAGTTAATTGCAGAAGACCCGTTTCACCGAGAAGGCGTGGCGAAATACACGATTACCGAGTTTATTCCGACCAAGGTCGCCGAAGGACTTGAAAAC
- a CDS encoding CidA/LrgA family protein produces MIIRLIIHIMQKPGFYNQAFHSTHTHIMDSLTRFFQTALQLAIIGAVWGVSDLIVRFTHLPISSGVLGLFLMLALLGLGIIRPGMVDRGAKWALGELVFFFIPIMVSVLQYQDLLMSEGWQLILTIAVGTALVMISTALTLDFCYRWKRRLYKKLHS; encoded by the coding sequence ATGATTATTCGTTTAATAATTCATATTATGCAGAAACCAGGTTTCTATAATCAAGCCTTTCATTCAACACACACCCATATCATGGATTCCCTCACCAGATTTTTTCAGACGGCCTTGCAGCTTGCCATCATCGGCGCAGTATGGGGCGTTTCCGACCTTATCGTCCGCTTCACGCATCTGCCTATTTCTTCAGGCGTATTGGGCTTGTTCCTCATGCTCGCCCTTTTGGGGCTCGGCATCATCCGCCCGGGCATGGTTGACCGCGGCGCAAAATGGGCATTGGGCGAACTCGTCTTTTTCTTCATCCCCATCATGGTTTCCGTCTTGCAATATCAAGACCTGCTGATGTCCGAAGGCTGGCAGCTGATTTTGACCATCGCCGTCGGCACCGCGCTCGTGATGATCAGCACCGCCCTGACCCTCGATTTCTGCTACCGCTGGAAACGCCGCCTCTACAAAAAACTCCACTCCTAA
- the mgtE gene encoding magnesium transporter, whose protein sequence is MSIEQTPPNLDHTPDNEAVEDRISDDRISDDIDRIHALCEILEPSFEQIEAGVPIEDESLRDKFTELTVLLAELHPADVAAVLESLPPRERNIVWLLVAPEDDGEVLLEVSDAVRETLIESMDKDELLAAVDDLDADELAELADDLPHQVVYEALQTRDEEEREQVKAAMSYEDNQVGAIMDFELVSIRADVACEVVLRYLRRFDSLPDHTDKIFVVDENDVLQGVLPIRKLLVADPEDMVADVMATDVVRFRPEDDVEEAAQAFERYDLVTAPVVDENKKLIGRITIDEMVDVIREESEADMFNMAGLQEEEDLFAPIWDSVKNRWMWLAINLCTAFIASRVIGAFEGSIEKIVALAALMPIVAGIGGNSGNQTITMIVRAMAMGQMTSTQAGRLLKKEVGVALVNGIIWGTVMGVISWLLYGNIGIGLVMVAAMTLNLLLAATVGVLIPVIMEKAGRDPALGSSVLITAVTDSGGFLIFLGLATLFLL, encoded by the coding sequence ATGAGCATCGAACAAACCCCTCCGAATCTCGACCATACCCCCGACAATGAAGCGGTGGAAGACCGCATTTCTGACGATCGCATCTCTGACGATATCGACCGCATCCATGCCTTATGCGAAATCCTCGAGCCGTCCTTCGAACAAATCGAAGCAGGCGTGCCGATTGAAGATGAAAGCCTGCGCGACAAGTTCACCGAGCTGACCGTCCTCTTGGCCGAGCTGCACCCTGCCGACGTGGCCGCCGTCTTGGAATCCCTGCCGCCGCGCGAGCGTAACATCGTCTGGCTTTTGGTCGCCCCGGAAGACGACGGCGAAGTGTTGCTGGAAGTATCCGACGCCGTACGCGAAACGCTGATCGAGTCCATGGACAAAGACGAGCTGTTGGCCGCCGTCGATGATTTGGACGCAGACGAATTGGCAGAGCTGGCAGACGACCTGCCGCACCAAGTGGTGTACGAAGCGCTGCAAACGCGTGATGAAGAAGAACGCGAGCAGGTCAAAGCGGCGATGTCTTACGAAGACAACCAAGTCGGCGCGATTATGGACTTTGAATTGGTCAGCATCCGTGCCGATGTGGCGTGTGAAGTCGTATTGCGCTACTTGCGCCGTTTCGACAGCCTGCCCGACCATACCGACAAGATTTTCGTGGTTGATGAAAACGACGTGTTGCAAGGCGTGCTGCCCATCCGCAAACTCTTGGTTGCCGACCCCGAAGACATGGTGGCAGACGTGATGGCCACCGATGTCGTGCGCTTCCGTCCCGAAGACGACGTGGAAGAAGCGGCGCAGGCGTTTGAGCGTTATGACTTGGTTACCGCGCCGGTTGTCGATGAAAACAAAAAGTTGATCGGCAGGATCACCATTGACGAAATGGTGGACGTGATCCGTGAAGAATCCGAAGCCGACATGTTTAACATGGCCGGTTTGCAAGAAGAAGAAGACTTGTTCGCCCCGATTTGGGACTCGGTGAAAAACCGCTGGATGTGGCTTGCCATCAACCTGTGTACCGCCTTTATCGCCAGCCGCGTGATTGGCGCATTTGAAGGCAGTATCGAGAAAATCGTCGCACTGGCCGCGTTGATGCCCATCGTCGCCGGCATCGGCGGCAACTCCGGCAACCAAACCATCACCATGATTGTCCGCGCCATGGCGATGGGACAAATGACCAGCACGCAGGCAGGCCGCCTGCTGAAAAAAGAAGTCGGCGTCGCCCTCGTCAACGGCATTATTTGGGGCACTGTGATGGGCGTGATTTCATGGCTGCTCTACGGCAACATCGGCATCGGTTTGGTCATGGTGGCCGCAATGACCTTGAACCTTTTGCTGGCCGCGACCGTCGGCGTCCTCATTCCCGTCATTATGGAAAAAGCCGGACGCGACCCCGCATTGGGCAGCTCGGTGCTGATTACCGCGGTCACCGACTCCGGCGGCTTCCTGATTTTCTTGGGATTGGCCACATTGTTTTTGTTGTAA
- a CDS encoding LysR family transcriptional regulator has product MDFKSLYCFAELIRLQSFSATASALNLTQPTVSKIIQALEEELGVPLLCKENGRKKRQVQPTAIGEEVYRHALNLLHERDLLLARIDDYRHVKSGTLRLGLALFGSDLLSHALFDFHQKWPDIELSFLEQGSLAIEQSLRNNELDAGQLLAPVHEDFDSITLCDYPLVVLMPKNRARHDALTLKSLQHEPFILFGAGFSLNETIQTACRNQGFTPNVVCRTGQWNLVADMVAHNMGIALLPEYYARKINPDVFAAIPLVEPEIRWQLTMAWKKHQRPTPALRAWLDVVREAFGRRNK; this is encoded by the coding sequence ATGGACTTCAAAAGCCTGTATTGTTTTGCCGAACTCATCCGCCTGCAAAGTTTTTCGGCCACGGCTTCCGCGTTGAATTTGACGCAGCCGACGGTCAGCAAAATCATTCAGGCTTTGGAAGAAGAATTGGGCGTGCCGCTTTTGTGCAAAGAAAACGGACGCAAAAAGCGGCAGGTGCAGCCGACCGCAATCGGCGAAGAAGTCTATCGCCACGCGTTAAACCTTTTACACGAACGCGATTTGCTGCTGGCCCGCATTGACGATTACCGCCATGTCAAAAGCGGGACGCTGCGTTTGGGTTTGGCTTTGTTTGGCAGCGATTTGCTCAGTCATGCGCTGTTTGATTTCCACCAAAAATGGCCGGACATCGAATTGTCGTTTTTGGAACAAGGCTCGCTCGCCATCGAGCAATCCTTGCGCAACAACGAACTCGATGCCGGGCAGCTGCTCGCGCCGGTTCACGAAGACTTCGACAGCATTACCTTGTGCGACTATCCGCTGGTGGTCTTGATGCCGAAAAATCGGGCGAGACACGATGCACTGACGCTCAAAAGCCTGCAACACGAGCCCTTCATTCTGTTTGGCGCCGGCTTTTCCCTCAACGAAACCATTCAGACGGCCTGCCGTAATCAAGGTTTTACCCCCAACGTTGTCTGCCGTACCGGACAATGGAATTTGGTTGCCGACATGGTGGCGCACAATATGGGCATTGCCCTGCTGCCCGAATACTATGCCCGAAAAATCAATCCCGATGTCTTTGCCGCCATTCCTTTGGTCGAACCCGAAATCCGCTGGCAGCTCACCATGGCATGGAAAAAACACCAACGCCCGACGCCGGCCTTAAGGGCTTGGTTGGACGTGGTCAGGGAAGCGTTCGGCAGGCGAAACAAATAA
- the thiE gene encoding thiamine phosphate synthase, with product MNFPPLKSPLKFYAVVPTADWVERMVKAGADTVQLRCKTLHGDELKREIERCVAACQNSATQLFINDHWREAIEAGAYGVHLGQEDMDTADLAAIEAAGLRLGLSTHSVAELDRALSVHPSYVASGAIFPTTTKQMPTAPQGLDKLREYVRQARGTPVVAIGGIDLNNAEDVLATGVSSLAVVRAVTEAENPEAVVKAFQALWDQ from the coding sequence ATGAATTTCCCGCCACTCAAATCCCCCCTGAAATTTTACGCCGTCGTTCCCACCGCCGACTGGGTTGAGCGCATGGTCAAAGCAGGTGCCGACACGGTGCAACTGCGTTGCAAAACCTTGCATGGTGACGAATTGAAACGTGAAATCGAACGTTGCGTCGCCGCCTGTCAAAACAGCGCAACCCAGCTTTTTATCAACGACCACTGGCGCGAAGCGATAGAAGCGGGCGCATACGGCGTACATCTCGGACAGGAAGACATGGACACCGCCGACCTTGCCGCGATTGAAGCCGCCGGTTTGCGCTTGGGTTTGAGTACGCACTCCGTTGCCGAACTCGACCGCGCCCTGTCCGTACATCCCAGCTATGTCGCCAGCGGCGCGATTTTCCCGACCACGACCAAACAAATGCCGACCGCCCCGCAAGGTTTAGACAAACTGCGCGAATACGTCAGACAGGCACGCGGCACGCCCGTCGTCGCCATCGGCGGCATCGATTTGAACAATGCCGAAGATGTGCTGGCAACAGGCGTTTCCTCACTCGCCGTCGTCCGCGCCGTGACCGAAGCGGAAAATCCCGAAGCGGTGGTTAAAGCGTTTCAGGCTTTGTGGGACCAATAA
- a CDS encoding methionine/alanine import family NSS transporter small subunit: MSTSAIVMMLVALIVIWGGFIVSVLRLPKE; this comes from the coding sequence ATGAGTACTTCAGCCATTGTCATGATGCTTGTCGCACTGATTGTCATTTGGGGCGGATTCATCGTCTCCGTCCTGCGCCTACCTAAAGAATAA